The DNA window acactccgccagcggcattctgggcccgttgtagatgtgaaatagacaagagggcattacagtaatctattCTACTAGAAACAAAAGCAGGTATTATTTTTCCCCAGGCAGCATATGACCCCATAACTTATGTGGAGCGACGAACGAGACAAGCACTTATGAATGTTAATTTCTGTACGAAGTAAGAAAATTGCAGACAGTCACAGCTATGAATCCCAGCCCGAGTTCTTAAAATATAAAGAAGAATTAATAGTTTTTAAAGGAACTCGGCATGACTATTAATTAGTTTTAAAAGCTTGTGCATTGTCCATTCCTACCCCTGAGCTCGGCAAAATATATTataggtcacccccccccccctttcaagtTTCATAGTCAGGGAACCATtaacaccattgttattgtgtatagactgcctggtccctcaacatggctgcacattctgttcacatcttaaaaaaaaaaaaagaacgatAAAATTAATGTAGAGCTATAATTATTGATCATGCATGATTCTGCAATTCATAGTCAATAGTTACATAGACAAATTTCATAGAGGTGTGCAGCCTtttgaagaagatgtgtgtgtcagtaacgcgctctggccccatccctgctagacgtggtgatgaaatatacagcagattatcgtcgctGCATCGCTGGCTGTCAGAATGGTGCCAGAAAAATGCTGTGGGTTATACAGACAATTGGCAAATGTTtgggggtaggcctgggcttttgaagagggacggtgttcacccctcgtgggctggtgctgatctcctgtccaaaagcatagctcatagtgtccaggcaaatcgctgactagctagagccaagtccaggcggcaggcaaaccggcataaccgaccgcctgctagtcgcttagagtcgtcacCTAGGGTTCATGCTATTGGgactgtgtctgttccccgCACATTTAATCGTGGAGGTCTATTCCACCGTAgtcataataacttaataataattaaaccaaatCCATTATTAGATAATAGGTGTAATGCAAGGCTAAAACTTGGACTTTTGAATGTAAGATCACTGGCTCCTAAGGCGctactaataaatgaaatgattactgattttagtcttggtcctTATGCCTTACAGAGACCTGACTTAAACcgaatgaattcatggcactaaatgaatctactccagctgattacagcataaccctcgaccagatggcaaaggtgctggtgctgctgcaatATTTCAGTCTGACCTAGGAGTGTCTGAGCAAAGGGCTTATAGCTTTAGCACATTTGAAATTCTTCTTCTTAGTCTTGTGGGATCATCTCTTTGTAGTTCttcacctccaatcaccattgttattgtttatagaccgcctggtccctaacctccaatcaccattgttattgtatatagacggcctagtccctaacctccaatcatcattgttattgtgtatagactgcatggtccctaacctccaatcaccattgttattgtgtatagaccacctggtccctaacctccaatcaccattgttattgtatatagactgcatggtccctaacctccaatcaccattgttattgtatatagactgcctggtccctaacctccaatcaccattgttattgtgtatagactgcatggtccctaacctccaatcaccattgttattgtatatagactgcctggtccctaacctccaatcaccattgttattgtgtatagactgcatggtccctaacctccaatcaccattgttattgtgtatagaccgcctggtccctggaGTTTGCAAATTTCTCAACAATCCTGCTGGTCACTACTGACAAAGCCGTGAAATTAATATTCACATGAAGAATGAGAGTGATCCTTTAACAACAACGTTTTCTGCTATGCTAGACTCTGTAGGTgtttgtcagaatgtagtcggcctactcatgcctgtaaccacaCCTTGGATTTGATTCTTAGCCATGGTGTCCTGGTGGATCACATATCTATTATACCTCAGAATCCTCTgctttcagatcattacttgttaacgttTGATATACAGTATAGCCTCCCTTTGGCTCCAGGTCCAAAGTACAGTATCAGATATTCAATTGCCTCATTAACTACAACAGCGTTTCTCaaccaacttccacagtccttcagccttacatctgaagccccgtgtgaaaatgaacttgaacgGGTAACTGTGCACATGGAGAAATCGCTTCGCAGCACCTAGATCTTGTAGCTCCACTTAAGAAGATAAAGcatagagataagaaacctgccccctggtgctcTGATCATACGCGTAACTTAAACAGgcttcacgcaagctagagcgcaAATGGAAGTTTTCAGATCTACCTGGAAAGAGCCTCTCTAAGTACAGACTGCGAGGTCTGTGTACCTCTCCAGACTCATGgaagagaacaaaaataatcctaaattcctatttgaatctctGTCTAGGTTAACATTAGGTTAAACATTAATCTCACAAGTCTCACACGATTTTATGAGTGATGACTTTATTACATttgtaatggtaaaataaagattagacagaccatccagtgcacgTCTGTAGCTACATACAGTTGCCAGCATCCTGCTAGTCCTATGCGTACTGATAATGACACCTTTGAATCTTTCCTTCTTATGAAAaaatcagaacttttgagcttagtttcctcctgcaaatcctctactagcctcgtAGACcgaattcctacaaaattcttgaAGGAGATTCGACCACTGATTAGCACCaccctgttaaatgtgttagactcatctcttaggcttggatatgatccaaaaccttttaaaatagctgttattagacctgttctaaagaaacgaaatcttgaacctagtgatttaggaaattataggccaatctccattcatttcaaagttcctggaaaagctgttgctcgccagctgtcttctttcctacagaaaaataatgctaatgaattatatcagtctggctttagaccaaaccacagcacagaaacagccaaagtcaaagtagtgaatgatttgcttatggcttctgacagtggctgtatatctgtgttggtattactagacttaactgcagcattcgatactgtggaccataatatcctcttggagcggctagaatctgtggttggcattaaggacacagccctctcttggtttggctcctatttaactgatcattaTCAGTTTGTCCATGTGAGCAATGAATCTTCCAAGATCACTAAAGTCAAATATGGTgtagtatcacacacacacatacgacagggctgagattccaggctgcctgagacaaggcctagtctggtatgagaggtactcgctggcctgggcacaaaaggggggtcagtgaccccacacacacacaaacacagatgcacacacacggctcatacacacacacacacacacacacacactcatacagatAATAAGGGAGGAATTCCATCTTTTATGGCACAAAGATTTagggacctacagacagcagagtggacctcaaggataGGGGCCCCTCAACTTGGCACGTAACCCCCTCCccatacatcctgccttacataccacagattcacccaacaccctaaagaaagttttatttttttaagttctgcctttgtattccctatatattgatttactcatgactactagtctcgATACCCAGATAGGTTTTGTTTGTGTGAGTCCTCAGACAGTCTTAGTGTTTAGCTACCCCTGCATACATGCTCTCATGATTATCCCAGAGGAATCTTGAAACTTAAATAATGTAACCAGGTATCTTAGTGTGGCTCCTAACTATCAgaggttctttctttctttaacaaccccccctttcccacattcctctgtggcccttatctgatctttgtggtcCGTTAGCACTTCTTTGTCCTCTACTGTTCTGCAGTAAAAGACTGAATTAATGTGCATATTATCAGTTCTGGAGAGCAGATAATTGGGATAAGCCACACCAACCAAAATATGttgttcccagatgtgcaatttaaattggtattACCACAAACTAACGGCCAcatctatctaagggtaagatgtactgtttaaatgtgaaaatgtaatgtaatgtccgTACAAATGATCCAAAGTAGCAACCTCTGTTGATGTATATGGATGGGATTTATTAACATACATAATATCAgaaatgattaattaattaatacagaTGGTATAAGGTGTGACCCgccaggctggtatggcatgtttggtgtcAAACTGGTAGAAAATCACTCCtgattccaaatctggtcagtggttaccatgaaactgtatgtatcaaaagttacagCAGTTTAATGAAAATCATCGGTAAAGTGGTATCAGTCTAGTCATAAATACCAAAAGGACTGAAAACCTGCCAActagatggtcagccattgcttcaggtgtcgaattcctggtcaccccTATTCATGAACTTTTAACCATAAAacatggcacctcagaacagagCAGGGAGAagaagagagaggagcagaggagaacatcggccccgcagagggaggagaagagaagccccgggagaagagcagcccgtgagaagccctcctgaagcctgccggtgaaggcctgctacccaacagagaactgcaaccaagacagagcctttcaccttaaagcttctcaaggagagagaatccaaggggctccactccaacaaccgctccaGACGCCGCGCCTCCTTGGGTGCTACCATTCCCTCAGCTCATCACCTCTGTGAcctactgccaagaccccctccactctgcaaacaagtaaaccagcttcctttcattctaacaacctaagctgttctgttaacctgctttatgactttagggtcgtgtttccacaaactgtgcttgctttgcagaacagaatttcccttttaaggttactcattttaaatctggtcactgcattttcatgttacATTCTGTCTGGtactattccgttatttcgtgtttattgtttgtgttaagtgtaatgtctgtcttatgttagttgtagtgttagttaggaataaatgcatgtcttttacaccatttcagcctccgttcattgagtgctcacaatagtcctgcCTCTGTGGGATCTGGCTGctaagctctgaaacctcaaaactcgcctgaaatatcatgAGGCTccctctcatcggccgtgaggggagcttcacaACCGATCGTTTACtttacctggtgatgcagcttgCTGGATGAGCCTTCTAACCCAGtttactaagcgatactggtaactagtgaatcccatgtaagtctcacattaaccgactcacggggattcgcaattgagtttggaggaaccaaccattcggcataacaattagttaataaacatcattaaataataattaattaaaatgtaattagtttcaaaacatattggtggagatataaaaatttacctgagctaaatattcctacaatggtgtcccacagggatcagtgctgggcCGCTGCTGTACACTGTATACATTGGtcacattatcagaaatcatggtgttgggtttcattgttttgctgatgatacacagttatatatatctgttaagttggatgatgcatcacagctctcTGTTAGAAGACTGTCAactagatatccggtgctggatggcaaataatttctttgtgttaaacacagaaaaacagaagtactgttaACTGGTCCGAAGGCGGCTCGAAATAAGTCtgacaacctcaaccttggtggtcttcctacccaacctgacacagtggtcagagatcttggtgttctggttgattcagatttatgtttcaATGCTCACATAAAAAGCATCACTAAAGCTGTGTTCTATCCTGTACGGAACCtcgccaagcttcggaagatgctctcctttcatgaagcggaaacactaacacctttataacttccaggctggatactgtaatgccttcctttctgggagcccatctggatcctcacataaacttcagctggtacaaaatgcagcagccagagttcttacaaacactaataaatgtgattatattagccctgttctatgctcccttcattggcttccaGTTAGTCTCGAattaactacaaaatactgctactgacttataaaacactgaatggccttgcagcagaataccttagtaaccTGCTGGCCTTATACAACCCTCCTCGCTTTCTTACATTATAaagagcaggatatctgttagtacccagggtagaaagagctacggcaggctgcagagctttctcttatagagctcttcagctgtggaatggtcttccagtggatgtgcgggattcaggctgactctcaatattcaagtctagactaaaaacactcctgtttagtttagcttatagggactctaattctagctctagctaactgctcactcccagtcagacctatagtgtgaggtgtagagctgggtggggatcggtgccattggctttggataaactgaactgtcagtctgtcactttagctacacacccccttgtggaattggagtgctgacattcagggactccccatgcctgcgttcccacctgcctctctctcctacttatgctgccgtAGCCATATGTGCcagagcttacatactgcactcacctaactgtttgcactgcctctagtctcccctactttggctaactgcacattttatttcccctactccccctgggctgtgctgcctggagaccccacatttttaagatatcctgcctaccctgctgcctgcgacgtctccactacctgtgagtccttccggcctgctcacccttctgcctctGACATCTTCCCTGTTTACCCTGCTGCCGTACTACTGTTCACCCCCccatctgaagcagctccagcacttgcctgtcatcacctccctgccccccgctTTGTGACTGACATGTTAAgattgggataatgtgaattaggactttgccatcttgatcatttgacttcctctgctgccccctggaggatgggctccccctttgagtctggttagggttagggcttcctctgctgccccctggaggatgggctccccctttgagtctggttagggttagggcttcctctgctgccccctggaggatgggctctccCTTTGTATCTGGATCCTCCCAAGGATTCTTCTTTCTAGGGTAATTTTCCTTGCCACTAtcccctctgacttgctcactgggggctttgggcagggatgctgtaaagtgctttgagatgatgtaatgttgtgaaaacaaactatataaataaaactgaactgaactgaaattgcattcaatgtttggggggggggggggctcaaaaTGATTATTAATTGCGATATTTTTAAGCTTAATgacacatacacatttttttttttacttatcgcccagccctaattAACAATACACTAATCGGAGAGCTATCAGTCCTGTGAAATAGGCttttagaaaaaaatgtttgtttgaatgatttgtgaataatgatacttcattcacccacatggggaaattgtcttttcgtccctcccatcttgctctccaagagATACGccgacacatatacaggtgagaggaagtttgggggtcgcagcgcaggattggccagcatccagcacccctgcagctcaagggctcagtgatgacatcactctgccggccaagacatctgaaccagcgaccttccgctcatggacacagaggtcgaacccaaagagtcacgcaccacacccagtatttacagaaatgcttcctacagcatccagaactgaaacgaatatgagtggttttcccactattaatgaaaactggaccattctgtatgatgctgtatctttggttatttgttacacaaaggatggtcgtggaaatcttgtcttttttgtttttactataccactaccttcagttaatataaactagattaaaagggaaccttgttgataaaagaggggaaataaattacatatatacatattcattttatattttaaacaatgtttatctatgtctgccagactagatgtgtcgtcacatcctcagccaggtgcagctgaggccagcagagggcgccagtgagcagccagagacagcagtcatacggaagctcccagctctgggctccatcacatgaacacgcctgctgacaataacactcacataccactgatacaccctgtggataaagagccctcactgtttctatagcaggttaggatgctgtgcctgtgatcagaaggcagactggatgggaatggaaaagtagtaacaaacaaaaagtgacatcactaccttcagtcattataaaggctGTGGTTAggattagctactgctatacaaacagctatagctgtgattatcaaaataaaacccacttattaatccatgaggagaaatatataatatatattacaaatttcaaacaatattcatgcattactgccagaccagacatgatttcccatccccacatcacttacagagccgtcctggagttcttgaccacaggcagcagcctgcagtgctgtttatctcgtctgatgtattttttcaggtcaaacacatccagctcctcatctgacatcagcatcacaaaggccagagctgagtactgtgcaggtgagaggtcatctgctgaaatgtttcctgaattcaggtatctttgtactgactttattagagaattgtcacccagttcagtcagacagtggaacaggttgatggtcctttccggagataaattctcctgtattttctctttgatgtattgggctgtttccttaatggtaTATGAGCAGATGCTTGTCggccccagtagcctttgtaacagagtcttactggagtctgttgagaggcccaggaggaagcggaggtagaggtccaagtgtccattcttgctctctaatgcctgattcactgcagtcttcagcaggtcagctgatgagtctgacagaaacacaaataaggcagcgagatactcctggatgctcagatgcacaaagcagtacaccttctcctggtacaacccatactcctctttaaagacttctgtgcaaactccagagtaaactgaagtttcagcgacattaatgccattctctgacagatctttctcataaaatatgagattgcctttctcaaggttgtcaaaagccagtttaccaagttttaaaaggaattccttgctgtattccttaagTTTAGTTTCAgggtttttcatatacttgtcattttttaaacttgtctgaaagatcaggaagtgtgtgtacatttcagtcagagtctttggaatttctcccctgtcagtctcactaaaaagcctcttaagcacagtggctgaaatccagcagaacacaggtatgtggcacatgatgaagaggctccttgatgatttcacatgtgtgaaaaTCCTGCtagccaggctctgatcattaaatctcttcttgaaatactcctccttctgggcatcactgaaccctcgtatctctgtcacctggtggacacactcaggaggtatctgattggctgctgctggccgggaggttatccagaggtgagcggatgggagcagattccccttaatgaggttagttaacagcacatccagtgatgttttctctgtgacatcaaaccagctctcattgttctgaaaattgagaggaaggcgacactcatccagaccatcaaagatgaacaagactttcaacctaaacagctcagtggactgaaatgatttcagttctgggacaaagtggtgaagcagttcagtcagactgtattcacccttaatcaaattcaggtcccggaaaggaagagcaaatatgaagtgaacatcctggtttgcttttccttctgcccagtcgagaataaatttctgcacagagactgtttttccgatacctgccacccctttagtgagtacagttctgataggtgtcacaTGCCCACATAAggctttaaatatatcattgcacttgactgtagtatcttctgttcgccttttcttggatgctgtttcaatctgtctcacttcatgttcatcattgactgctccagtcccaccttcagttatgtagagttctgtgtaaatctcactgagaagtgttggctgtccttccttagctttcccttcaaatacacactcaaattgcttcttaagtttacaTTTGATTTCCTGCTGATGTTgcagcatgagctgtcctgaaacgaaatgagaggaaaatgcactaattctcaccgtgatcctgaccagtatgagaggaagaatattttcgaaaaacacacttttttacacatacatatccagatatttccctgtgactgtgaatgtgaaactgaaagttttatcatgcgtattttactggaacaccgcatacaggaccgtgaataagccttaggcagccaaaggaaatgtttaaagccatttatctgggtagtaagtgtatatctgctcagacccaaacaaaacacaaaaccccttttcatttcccaaacctctcctcaggggcaccacagccagtccatgtatttgttaaatttcaccaccagctcacttcatcaattaattaaattagtttaaaagctcaatgagatattgatcagGCACATGAGGcgtgttagtggtcaagtaaaaaaatatgtagataTACTGCACAATTTATGCAAATATTAGGGTGATTTTgagagaggttctgaaatggcaaacacagttTGACATGcatattatagtagttctacaccaacatgaagaccatttaaacatccttttctttggctgcctaagacgtttacacaatattgtacatgtacataatgttataaagctcttactcttctccagcatatcagcaagatcattttgcttcatggtcctcaggatgtacagtgtaatcttcagagctacctctctaacactggtcttctgtatctgaccatcacagtccaggtcattctcctcctccagctgaggctcagagcattctgggtaattctgatctaggtacctcacaaacgtcttcagctcgtcctttaggaacttcatggctttttcctctagtgactagaataaacagtcagagttaattattgctacttacaccaaaccttttcagagtttcacttgtgaatcatagATTAAAACTAATTTTCTTTAAGATGatgaatttattattatgcagctgtataaaatataagctaattcacataacagccaagaaaatatatatcagcaataaatacaaaccttcaatatggatgataaacccgatttatcatgtagatctgaactgcaatcttccatttggtctctgtgaattaggcagaaacataaagacctcaattcatctacacaaatgtaacagaaagactgaaaagttccccattaaaattgctgttactgcagataaagaataacattatggtatattacaacaccaattccaaaatgttgggacattgtgcaaattgtaaataaaaacagaatgcaatgatataGAAATCTCATTAACCTGTATTATATTCATAACAAAGtatagaaaacatatcagatgtttaaactgagagattttgctatttcatgaaaaatattggctgattttgaatttcatgatAGCAACATgtctcaaaaaagttgggacaggggcaataggaggctggaaaagttagtggtaCAAAAACCCAACAGGATGGACCCAACTGGAGGAACAATTTGGAAATAATTATGTCAATTGGCAACAGGTGAGTAacatgactgggtataaaaagagcatcttagagctgcagtgtctctctgaagtaaagatgggcagagggtcacaatccccctaatactgcactgacaaatagtggagcaatttcagaaagaagtttctcagtataaaactgcaaagaggttgaatatttcatcatctatagcacataatgtaatcaaaagattctgagaatctggagaaatctctgtgaaaaaccagactagatgcttgtgatattttggcccttaggcagcactgcatcacaaacaggcataattctgtaatggaatcactaaataggctcaggaatatttcccacaaacattgtcagtgaacacaattcgcgctgccatgcacagatgccagttaaaactctatcatccaaagaagaagccgtatatgaagatgatccagaatcaccgacgtcgtctctgggccaaagctcatttaaaatggactgcagctgagtggaaaactgttctgtggtcagtcgaatctaaatttgagattctttttggaaaccagggacaccatgtcatccggactaaagaggagaaggaccacccagcgtgttatcagcactcagttcaaaagccagcatctctgatggtgtgggggtgcattagtacatatggcaggggcagccagcatctctgatggtgtgggggtgcattagtacatatggcaggggcagcctgcatatctggaaaggcaccatcaatgctgaaaggtatatccaggttctagagcaacagatgctcccatccagacgacgtctctttcagtgaagaccttgcattttcccacatgacaatgccaaaccacacactgcatcaattacaacatgatggattcgtagaagaagggtccgggtactgaactggcctgccaGCGGTCCAGATCTTTCAGGCATTGAGAATATTTGGTGCAtcataaaactaaaaatatgacacagaagatctaggacagttgagcaactagaatcctgtatcagacaagaatgggacaacattcctcTCCAAAACTCAAACAAATGATctcctcagtccccagacatttacagactgttgttaaaagaagaggagatgccgcacagtggtaaacatggccttgtcccaacttttttgagatgTGTTGCTGCTGCGACATTCAAATTTTTGCTTACAatgatgcattttctcagtttgaacatttgatatgttttctgtgttctgttatgaataaaatataggttTATCAGATTTCCATATCACTGCATTCTGATTTTATTTGCAATTTGCAGAACGTCCCAAAATTTTTGGAATTGGGGTTGTAGTTtggaaagatgtatctgccatgttaagctttattcactggggc is part of the Brienomyrus brachyistius isolate T26 unplaced genomic scaffold, BBRACH_0.4 scaffold33, whole genome shotgun sequence genome and encodes:
- the LOC125721413 gene encoding NACHT, LRR and PYD domains-containing protein 12-like isoform X6 gives rise to the protein MDGSASEMRPPVGCNRKSPESVLMKRADSPVPSCVSIKSDWSMDQPITFREGTFPTDQRDQMEDCSSDLHDKSGLSSILKSLEEKAMKFLKDELKTFVRYLDQNYPECSEPQLEEENDLDCDGQIQKTSVREVALKITLYILRTMKQNDLADMLEKRQLMLQHQQEIKCKLKKQFECVFEGKAKEGQPTLLSEIYTELYITEGGTGAVNDEHEVRQIETASKKRRTEDTTVKCNDIFKALCGHVTPIRTVLTKGVAGIGKTVSVQKFILDWAEGKANQDVHFIFALPFRDLNLIKGEYSLTELLHHFVPELKSFQSTELFRLKVLFIFDGLDECRLPLNFQNNESWFDVTEKTSLDVLLTNLIKGNLLPSAHLWITSRPAAANQIPPECVHQVTEIRGFSDAQKEEYFKKRFNDQSLASRIFTHVKSSRSLFIMCHIPVFCWISATVLKRLFSETDRGEIPKTLTEMYTHFLIFQTSLKNDKYMKNPETKLKEYSKEFLLKLGKLAFDNLEKGNLIFYEKDLSENGINVAETSVYSGVCTEVFKEEYGLYQEKVYCFVHLSIQEYLAALFVFLSDSSADLLKTAVNQALESKNGHLDLYLRFLLGLSTDSSKTLLQRLLGPTSICSYTIKETAQYIKEKIQENLSPERTINLFHCLTELGDNSLIKSVQRYLNSGNISADDLSPAQYSALAFVMLMSDEELDVFDLKKYIRRDKQHCRLLPVVKNSRTALLNSCDLIDKHCEVLSSALRSNSSPLRELDLSDNNLKDSGVKLLSAALGDLHCKLEILRVGRCELTEKCCEALASALRSNSSPLRGLDLSDNDLQDSGVKLLSAGLGDLHCKLEILRLSGCRVTEEGCSSLASALKLNPSHLRELDLSYNHPGDSGVKLLSAVLEDPNCKLEKLQVGRCELTEKCCEALASALRSNSSPLRGLDLSDNDLQDSGVMLLSAGLGDLHCKLEILRLSGCRVTEEGCSSLASALRSNPSHLRELDLSYNHPGFSGVKLLSAVLEDPSCKLEKLNVDHGGKCRTRPGLQKYSCQLTLDPNTANRLLSLSGGNRKVTGGAEQPYPNHPERFDSRPQVLCRESLTGRCYWEAEWDGDGAWIGVTYKGIRRKGVSYDCWLGYNNKSWSLCCNTDSYSVWYNKKQTLIPIDPSGPRRVGVYLDWGAGALSFYRVSSDGLTPLHRFTSSFTESLYPGFRVYRNSSVSL
- the LOC125721413 gene encoding NACHT, LRR and PYD domains-containing protein 12-like isoform X8 yields the protein MDGSASEMRPPVGCNRKSPESVLMKRADSPVPSCVSIKSDWSMDQPITFREGTFPTDQRDQMEDCSSDLHDKSGLSSILKSLEEKAMKFLKDELKTFVRYLDQNYPECSEPQLEEENDLDCDGQIQKTSVREVALKITLYILRTMKQNDLADMLEKRQLMLQHQQEIKCKLKKQFECVFEGKAKEGQPTLLSEIYTELYITEGGTGAVNDEHEVRQIETASKKRRTEDTTVKCNDIFKALCGHVTPIRTVLTKGVAGIGKTVSVQKFILDWAEGKANQDVHFIFALPFRDLNLIKGEYSLTELLHHFVPELKSFQSTELFRLKVLFIFDGLDECRLPLNFQNNESWFDVTEKTSLDVLLTNLIKGNLLPSAHLWITSRPAAANQIPPECVHQVTEIRGFSDAQKEEYFKKRFNDQSLASRIFTHVKSSRSLFIMCHIPVFCWISATVLKRLFSETDRGEIPKTLTEMYTHFLIFQTSLKNDKYMKNPETKLKEYSKEFLLKLGKLAFDNLEKGNLIFYEKDLSENGINVAETSVYSGVCTEVFKEEYGLYQEKVYCFVHLSIQEYLAALFVFLSDSSADLLKTAVNQALESKNGHLDLYLRFLLGLSTDSSKTLLQRLLGPTSICSYTIKETAQYIKEKIQENLSPERTINLFHCLTELGDNSLIKSVQRYLNSGNISADDLSPAQYSALAFVMLMSDEELDVFDLKKYIRRDKQHCRLLPVVKNSRTALLNSCDLIDKHCEVLSSALRSNSSPLRELDLSDNNLKDSGVKLLSAALGDLHCKLEILRLSGCRVTEEGCSSLASALKLNPSHLRELDLSYNHPGDSGVKLLSAVLEDPNCKLEKLQVGRCELTEKCCEALASALRSNSSPLRGLDLSDNDLQDSGVMLLSAGLGDLHCKLEILRLSGCRVTEEGCSSLASALRSNPSHLRELDLSYNHPGFSGVKLLSAVLEDPSCKLEKLNVDHGGKCRTRPGLQKYSCQLTLDPNTANRLLSLSGGNRKVTGGAEQPYPNHPERFDSRPQVLCRESLTGRCYWEAEWDGDGAWIGVTYKGIRRKGVSYDCWLGYNNKSWSLCCNTDSYSVWYNKKQTLIPIDPSGPRRVGVYLDWGAGALSFYRVSSDGLTPLHRFTSSFTESLYPGFRVYRNSSVSL